The region GCCAATGCCCAAGAGACTACCCCAAAAAAGGAATCTGATGTCTCCAAAACGGCAGGCGTAATTCCTGACAACGGGAATTCAAAAATGGTAAAATTAACCGCAGCAAAAATGACCGACAGTGTTATTGTCCCAGTAAAAACAAATCGATACGGATTGCGTGTGGGTGTGGATTTATTCAAATTGACCCGAGCTTTATATGACAAAGATTATAAAGGGATCGAATTTACAGGAGATTATCGTTTGACCAAAAAATATTATTTGGCCGCTGAACTGGGAAATGAAAATAAAACCACCGATGATGAACGATTGAATTTTACTACCAAAGGTTCTTATCTAAAAGCAGGTTTTGATTATAATGCTTATGAAAACTGGCTAGATATGGAGAATATCATCTCTATAGGATTGCGATATGGCTTTAGTACTTTTAGTCAGGAATTAAATAACTATAAAATTTACAATTCCAATCCTTATTTTGGTGAAACTGCTGCGATTGTTTCCGGAGAAAAATTCAACGGCTTATCGGCACATTGGCTGGAAGTAGTCGCTGGTGTAAAAGCAAAAGTATTCAATAATGTATTCATGGGATTCAGCCTCCGCTTGAATACCTTGATTTCCAATAAAAAACCGGATAATTTTGACAACTTATACATTCCGGGTTTCAACCGTACTTATAATGGTAGTTTTGGAGTAGGATTCAACTACACTGTGAGCTATTTCATTCCTATCTACAAAAAGAAACTAAAACCAGAAGAAGCAACAACTGGGAACAAAAAATAAACTTGCTAAATTATTCTTTTTAGTTTTTTTTCGAAAACATAAAAAAACGCAAATTCATCGATTGTATAATCAGTGAATTTGCGGTTTTTAATTACCGTTTTAAACTAAACTTAGTTTATTTCTCTAAATCCTTTTAATAAAATCCATCTCATAAATAATTTCTCGCCGTCTTTAGTCTTTACCGCTTGAAACTTTGGAGACAAAAGTGTTCCTACAACAAATGCTGTTCCCGGAATCCATATTCCTGTTAAATTAGTATACTTCTCCGCCAAAAAACGAACTGAAATAAATAATATTGCAAAACAACCTAATTGGTATAAAAATGCGCGTACTTGTAATCTTGTCATCTTAATAAGTTATGTGTTAATCCTCTCTCCAAACTGCATTCTGCAAACTGATTACTGATTATCAGAAACCTGAAATTTCGTTCTCTTGCTTCCTTCATACATTTCATATTTCACCAAGCGAGCTTCCAAACTGGCGTTGAAAAGTTTGATTTTTCTGGAAGGTTTCAAACCTACAAATTTCAATGCTTCTAGATTTGCTGTTATAAACCAAGCATTTGTTGCGGGATAATTCTTCTTCAAGGTATCACCAATATTTTTGTAAAATTCTTCCATGTGAATGTCTAATCGCTCATCATAAGGCGGATTAAATACCATGTGCAATTTCCCTTGGGTAGTTTTTTCGGTATCAAAGAAATTTCTTTCTTCAATTGTAATGTATTCATCCAAATTAGCATTTCTGATATTGTCTTTGGCTTTACTCACCGCCGATGGCGCTTTATCATACCCTTTTATCGTGTAATGAAATTCTCTTACTTTTTTTAATAAACTATCCACAATTTGATCAAACAAATTGTTGTCCCAATCGTGCCATTTTTCGAAAGCAAATTCTTTACGGTTGATGTTTGCCGGAATATTACAGGCAATCATTGCTGCCTCTGCTAAGAAAGTCCCGGAACCACACATTGGGTCCAAGAAATCTCCTTGTCCGTCCCAGCCCGAAAGCAATAAAACGCCCGCAGCCAAAACTTCATTAATAGGCGCAATATTAGTTGCGGTTCTATAGCCACGTTGGTGCAATGAATTCCCGGAAGTATCCAGCGCAACCGAAACTTGGTCCTTATCAATATGAATGTTGATTCTTAAATCCGGATGCACTTTATCGATGCTCGGGCGTTGTCCGGTTCTTTCTCTAAATTGATCCACAATGGCATCTTTACATTTTTGAGAAACAAATTCAGAGTGATTAAAATTAGTAGAGTGTACGGTGGCGTCAATTACAAAAGTTTGATTGGCATTGATGTATCTGGACCAGTTTACCCCTGAAATTCCTTTGTATAAAGCTTGTTCATTATTAGCTCTAAAAGAATAAATAGGTTTCAAAATTTTCAAAGCCGTACGCAGCGACAAATTGGCTTTGTACATAAATCCTTTATCTCCCTTAAAACTTACCATTCTTACTCCTTGCTCAACGTCTTGTGCGCCTAACATTTGTAATTCCTTTGCTAATATTTCTTCAAAACCAAAAAAGGTTTTGGCAACCATCTTAAAATTATTTTCCATTTGTGTGTATCAATTAAAACAGACCTTTTTCTGTTTAATATTCTGTCGGGGAGAAAAATTAGACAATTCTCGCCGAGAATCACCCTGTATCTCCCCCGATTCGTTATTTTTCAGCAAAAATACACTAAATTTGCGGGACTTGAATTAATTGAAAAAGAATAAATGTCTGAAGAACAAAAACCAACACCTATAAATCAACAACAACCAAGCGAAACTTGGTTTAGTTCTTGGTTCGATACTCCATATTATCACATCCTTTATAAAGACCGAAATTACAGGGAAGCTCAGGTTTTCATGGATAATTTAACGCATTATCTCAATTTGCCTGAGAAGGCCAAAGTATTAGATTTAGCCTGTGGCAAAGGGCGTCATGCAATCTATTTGAACCAATTGGGCTTTGATGTTATTGGTGCTGATTTGTCAGAAAACAGCATTACCGAAGCCAGTAAGAATGCCAACGAAGCCTTGCATTTTAAAGTCCATGACATGCGAGAAGCTTTTGAAGAAAAGTATGATGCCATTTTCAATTTGTTTACCAGTTTTGGTTATTTCGAAAATGACGAAGACAACCTTAAAACACTAAAAGCAATCAAAGAAAGCCTTTCGGAATATGGTTTTGCCGTGATTGACTTTATGAATGTCCACCAAGTGCTCGATACCCTTGTTCCAGAGGAAATAAAAACTGTGGATGGAATCGATTTTCACCTAAAACGCTATTTAAAAGACGGGCACATCTATAAAGAAATTGACTTTGAAGACAAAGGACAAAAGTTTCATTATACCGAAAAAGTGAAAGCCTTGACACTAGAAGATTTTGAAAGCCTGATGGAAGAAGCTGGCATTTATCTTCTGGATATCTTTGGGGATTATAAACTAAAAAAGTTTCATAAAACCGAAAGCGAAAGACTCATCCTTATTTTCAAATAGTTGATTCGGTTAATTGCTTATGTGGTTAATCGAAAAAATGAATACACCATTAAACAGATAGATTAACAGTTAAATAAATAAACAGTTAAACAAAAAACATGAATTATCTTTTACCCTTACTCTCAGTTCTAGTTGGTTATATTGCTGCCTTGCTTATAAAGCCAAAAAACAAAACCAATTTGAAGTTATTATTGGCTTTTAGTGGTTCTTTTTTACTTTCCCTGACCGTTATGCATTTATTACCGGAAGTTTACGAAAGCCATAACCATAGCATTGGTATCTTCATCATGCTGGGAATTTTGTTCCAAATCCTACTCGAATTTTTCTCCAAAGGCGCTGAACACGGGCACGTACACGGACATCCAAACATGACTCATATTCCTTGGTTATTGTTTATCAGCCTCTGTATCCATGCTTTTCTGGAAGGATTCCCCGTGGGACACCACAATCATTTAGCTGTAGGAATCGCCATTCATCATTTGCCTATTGCCATCATATTAACTACTTTTTTCATCAATTCCCACCTAAATAAAAAAGCAATTTTTGCCTTTATGTTTACCTTTGCATTGATGACTCCGCTAGGAACACTAGCGTCTGATTATTTGCCTGTTTTAAATGATTATCATACCCAAATTACAGCCGTAGTAATAGGGATATTATTCCATATTTCCTCAACTATTATTTTTGAAAGTAGCGAAGGACATAAGTTTAATATTGCCAAAGTTTCGATGATTGTTTTCGGAATTATATTGGCTTATTTTGTTTAATCCTCTTTGATGCACAACATACGAATTCTATCTATAGTTATCCGTAAAAAATTTGAATATTAAAAAAATGACCTTCACAAAAACAACCGAACAATCCTCAAAATACGAGCACTTAGAAACGATGTCCGTACAGGAATTGCTTGTCAACATCAATCAGGAAGACAAAACAGTACCCGATGCCGTAGAAAAAGCCCTTCCACAAATTGAAGCTTTGATAGCGCAAATTGTCCCTAAAATGAAACTCGGCGGGAGACTTTTTTATATCGGTGCCGGAACCTCGGGACGCTTAGGGATTTTGGATGCTTCAGAATGCCCGCCAACCTTTGGAGTTCCTTTTGACTTAGTAGTTGGAATCATTGCTGGGGGCGACACCGCAATTCGCAAAGCAGTAGAAAATGCAGAAGATAATACCACACAGGCTTGGAAAGATTTACAGGAATTTAATATAAATACGAATGATGTCGTGATTGGGATTGCCGCTTCGGGAACTACTCCCTATGTTATTGGAGGTTTAGAAAAATGCAATGAAAATAACATTATAACTGGAAGCATTTCTTGCAATGCCGAAAGTCCGCTTTCGCAAACGGCCCAATTCCCTATCGAAGTGGTTGTAGGACCGGAATTTGTTACCGGAAGCTCAAGAATGAAAGCTGGAACTGCACAAAAATTAGTACTGAACATGATTACAACCGCAACCATGATTCAGCTGGGAAAGGTAAAAGGAAATAAAATGGTCGACATGCAACTCAGCAACAACAAACTGGTCGATCGTGGTATAAAAATGATCGTAGGAGAAATTGCTGTAAGCTATGAAGAAGCCTCTGAATTGCTAAAAAAACACGGCAGTGTCAGAAAAGCAATTGACTACTATAATCGAAAGTAATACTATTATTTTTAAACTCATAAAACAGCAATGAATAAAGAATTATTATCCAA is a window of Flavobacterium acetivorans DNA encoding:
- a CDS encoding class I SAM-dependent methyltransferase, which encodes MSEEQKPTPINQQQPSETWFSSWFDTPYYHILYKDRNYREAQVFMDNLTHYLNLPEKAKVLDLACGKGRHAIYLNQLGFDVIGADLSENSITEASKNANEALHFKVHDMREAFEEKYDAIFNLFTSFGYFENDEDNLKTLKAIKESLSEYGFAVIDFMNVHQVLDTLVPEEIKTVDGIDFHLKRYLKDGHIYKEIDFEDKGQKFHYTEKVKALTLEDFESLMEEAGIYLLDIFGDYKLKKFHKTESERLILIFK
- a CDS encoding THUMP domain-containing class I SAM-dependent RNA methyltransferase, whose amino-acid sequence is MENNFKMVAKTFFGFEEILAKELQMLGAQDVEQGVRMVSFKGDKGFMYKANLSLRTALKILKPIYSFRANNEQALYKGISGVNWSRYINANQTFVIDATVHSTNFNHSEFVSQKCKDAIVDQFRERTGQRPSIDKVHPDLRINIHIDKDQVSVALDTSGNSLHQRGYRTATNIAPINEVLAAGVLLLSGWDGQGDFLDPMCGSGTFLAEAAMIACNIPANINRKEFAFEKWHDWDNNLFDQIVDSLLKKVREFHYTIKGYDKAPSAVSKAKDNIRNANLDEYITIEERNFFDTEKTTQGKLHMVFNPPYDERLDIHMEEFYKNIGDTLKKNYPATNAWFITANLEALKFVGLKPSRKIKLFNASLEARLVKYEMYEGSKRTKFQVSDNQ
- the murQ gene encoding N-acetylmuramic acid 6-phosphate etherase; protein product: MTFTKTTEQSSKYEHLETMSVQELLVNINQEDKTVPDAVEKALPQIEALIAQIVPKMKLGGRLFYIGAGTSGRLGILDASECPPTFGVPFDLVVGIIAGGDTAIRKAVENAEDNTTQAWKDLQEFNINTNDVVIGIAASGTTPYVIGGLEKCNENNIITGSISCNAESPLSQTAQFPIEVVVGPEFVTGSSRMKAGTAQKLVLNMITTATMIQLGKVKGNKMVDMQLSNNKLVDRGIKMIVGEIAVSYEEASELLKKHGSVRKAIDYYNRK
- a CDS encoding DUF6048 family protein, which produces MKHTLKSIFSICLILSLFFANAQETTPKKESDVSKTAGVIPDNGNSKMVKLTAAKMTDSVIVPVKTNRYGLRVGVDLFKLTRALYDKDYKGIEFTGDYRLTKKYYLAAELGNENKTTDDERLNFTTKGSYLKAGFDYNAYENWLDMENIISIGLRYGFSTFSQELNNYKIYNSNPYFGETAAIVSGEKFNGLSAHWLEVVAGVKAKVFNNVFMGFSLRLNTLISNKKPDNFDNLYIPGFNRTYNGSFGVGFNYTVSYFIPIYKKKLKPEEATTGNKK
- a CDS encoding ZIP family metal transporter — translated: MNYLLPLLSVLVGYIAALLIKPKNKTNLKLLLAFSGSFLLSLTVMHLLPEVYESHNHSIGIFIMLGILFQILLEFFSKGAEHGHVHGHPNMTHIPWLLFISLCIHAFLEGFPVGHHNHLAVGIAIHHLPIAIILTTFFINSHLNKKAIFAFMFTFALMTPLGTLASDYLPVLNDYHTQITAVVIGILFHISSTIIFESSEGHKFNIAKVSMIVFGIILAYFV